One genomic window of Anaerofustis stercorihominis DSM 17244 includes the following:
- the tsaD gene encoding tRNA (adenosine(37)-N6)-threonylcarbamoyltransferase complex transferase subunit TsaD, giving the protein MSKITTLAIETSCDETSVAVVEDGIKVKSNAIHTQIDIHKVYGGVVPEIASRNHLMKISSVVDKALLDADVTFDDIDFISVTTGPGLVGALLIGLSYAKALAFGLNKDLVGVNHMAGHISASFIMGAKPPFICLTASGGHTNITKVNDYTDFELLGSTKDDAAGEAFDKVARSLGLSYPGGVQIDKHAKLGDEYSIDFPVVLMGKDNLDFSFSGLKSAVLNYLNSKKMKNEEVNIDNVCASFNRCVVDTIVTKTMIALKKENMKTLCVGGGVLCNDLLRNELKKRCEEENIKLFLPDKIYCTDNAAMIGSAGYFNYINNKKDSLILNANPDLKL; this is encoded by the coding sequence ATGAGTAAAATAACTACTTTGGCTATTGAAACTTCTTGCGATGAAACAAGTGTTGCAGTCGTGGAAGATGGAATAAAAGTTAAATCAAACGCCATTCATACTCAAATAGATATTCATAAAGTTTATGGAGGCGTCGTTCCAGAAATTGCATCGAGAAATCATTTGATGAAGATATCGAGCGTTGTGGATAAGGCCCTTTTAGATGCAGATGTTACTTTTGATGATATAGATTTCATAAGTGTAACTACAGGTCCGGGGCTTGTTGGAGCTTTATTGATAGGTCTATCATATGCAAAAGCTTTGGCATTTGGTTTGAATAAAGATTTGGTCGGAGTCAATCATATGGCTGGACATATCTCAGCCAGCTTTATAATGGGGGCAAAACCTCCTTTTATATGTCTTACGGCAAGCGGAGGGCATACCAATATAACAAAGGTAAATGATTATACAGATTTTGAATTATTGGGTTCTACAAAGGATGACGCCGCAGGAGAGGCTTTTGATAAAGTAGCAAGGAGCCTTGGACTTTCATATCCGGGCGGAGTACAAATAGATAAGCATGCCAAGCTTGGGGATGAGTATAGCATTGATTTTCCCGTAGTGCTTATGGGTAAAGATAACTTAGATTTTAGTTTCAGCGGGCTTAAGAGTGCTGTTTTGAATTACTTAAACAGTAAAAAAATGAAAAATGAAGAAGTTAATATAGATAATGTATGTGCAAGCTTTAACAGATGTGTCGTAGATACGATTGTTACAAAAACCATGATTGCACTAAAAAAAGAAAATATGAAAACTCTTTGTGTCGGCGGGGGCGTTTTGTGTAACGATTTACTTAGGAATGAACTTAAAAAGAGATGCGAAGAAGAAAATATAAAACTTTTTTTGCCGGATAAAATTTACTGTACGGACAATGCTGCGATGATAGGTTCGGCAGGATATTTTAATTATATAAATAACAAAAAAGACAGCTTGATTTTAAATGCAAATCCTGACTTAAAATTATAA
- a CDS encoding polymer-forming cytoskeletal protein: MREKRKNKIRIIFSFALILLLIPSIIFGANIGNSVKKEELKTNTEGTVFTLNKKDTYNKSIFMGTYTNILSEGKINGSVITASTSINNSGHISGSVISIAPNFTNSGVINKSVIGFYSNMYLNDSHIKKDLICYGNKVITNEKTVVNGDVNLYADDVLLKGKVDGDVLVVGKSVTINGFIKGDVRVGCNELVLGRDARINGSLTYESPNPIVKTDQSKVVGNIKNEDLGFKIPSVQNEEESALAGFISYYGILNKISILLIAILLFKLFPMSALKVELFTRRNVFKCLSVGAMTMLFIIPVIFILLITVVGIPVALHIASLYFDLTYIATIPTALVLGGLFIKGQNLSSKMLTGIFVILALDFLPSSFFSSVITLIANLIGIGSIVMLISLYLRFQIKREKTEYVTLMSINNSKEDIIRTKQKFEQMKSQKFEAAMRQKENESNSDEVNAADETDDENNINRSKEPNQDEIDNKEDDTDE, translated from the coding sequence ATGAGAGAAAAAAGAAAAAATAAAATAAGGATAATATTTAGTTTTGCTTTAATATTGTTATTAATTCCATCTATTATTTTTGGAGCTAATATCGGTAATAGTGTAAAAAAGGAAGAACTTAAAACCAATACCGAAGGAACCGTATTTACTCTCAATAAAAAAGATACTTACAATAAATCTATTTTTATGGGAACTTATACGAATATTTTAAGTGAGGGTAAAATCAACGGAAGTGTGATTACTGCTTCCACATCAATAAATAACAGCGGTCATATAAGTGGAAGTGTTATTTCCATTGCTCCTAATTTTACCAATTCCGGTGTAATCAATAAAAGCGTTATAGGTTTTTATAGTAATATGTATTTGAATGATTCACATATTAAAAAAGATTTGATTTGCTATGGAAATAAAGTTATAACCAATGAAAAAACAGTAGTAAACGGAGATGTGAATTTATATGCAGATGATGTGCTTTTAAAGGGTAAAGTTGACGGAGATGTATTGGTAGTAGGTAAAAGTGTTACCATTAACGGATTTATTAAAGGGGATGTAAGAGTAGGATGTAATGAACTTGTGTTAGGCAGGGATGCAAGAATAAATGGTTCTCTGACATACGAAAGTCCTAATCCTATAGTAAAAACAGATCAAAGTAAAGTTGTGGGCAATATAAAAAATGAGGATTTGGGTTTTAAAATCCCAAGTGTTCAGAACGAAGAAGAAAGTGCTCTTGCAGGATTTATTTCTTATTATGGAATATTAAATAAGATTTCCATACTTTTGATTGCTATTTTATTATTTAAATTATTCCCAATGAGTGCTTTAAAGGTCGAATTGTTTACAAGACGTAATGTATTTAAATGCTTAAGCGTAGGTGCTATGACTATGTTATTCATAATACCTGTAATATTCATACTCCTTATTACCGTTGTAGGAATTCCTGTGGCACTTCATATTGCAAGCTTATATTTTGATTTGACTTATATAGCAACCATACCAACAGCATTGGTACTGGGAGGATTATTTATCAAAGGGCAAAATCTTTCTTCAAAGATGTTAACGGGGATTTTTGTAATCCTTGCATTGGATTTCTTACCTTCATCATTTTTTAGCTCTGTAATCACTTTAATAGCTAATTTGATAGGTATAGGAAGTATTGTGATGTTAATTTCTCTATACCTTCGTTTTCAAATAAAAAGGGAAAAAACAGAGTATGTCACACTTATGAGTATCAATAATTCTAAGGAAGATATAATAAGGACAAAACAAAAATTTGAACAAATGAAGAGTCAAAAATTCGAAGCGGCTATGAGACAAAAAGAAAATGAAAGTAATAGTGACGAAGTAAATGCTGCGGATGAGACGGATGATGAAAATAATATTAATAGAAGCAAAGAACCTAATCAAGATGAGATAGATAATAAAGAGGATGATACAGATGAGTAA
- the tsaB gene encoding tRNA (adenosine(37)-N6)-threonylcarbamoyltransferase complex dimerization subunit type 1 TsaB, protein MSKILAIDTSTVAASAAILDGDNILGEEYTAYKLKHSEKLLPLIKHLLEDVRLNLNYIDYFAVGSGPGSFTGLRIAASTVKAFAHAMNKPIVSVSSLAACAENLKGMNDVICIIFDAQRNDAYYNIFINKDNKLNPLYSDSIININDLIDKLEGYDSVLFAGDGVNKYKDKISERISDKAIFADNYNLLPKASGVAKISERYIKEDINIYSYDNYLPNYIRPSAAEEQRLKKK, encoded by the coding sequence ATGAGTAAGATACTTGCAATAGACACTTCGACCGTTGCGGCGAGCGCGGCTATTTTAGATGGTGATAATATACTCGGCGAAGAATATACCGCATACAAATTAAAACACTCAGAAAAGCTCCTTCCCTTGATTAAACATCTTCTCGAAGATGTAAGGTTAAATTTAAATTATATAGATTACTTTGCTGTGGGATCGGGTCCCGGGTCTTTTACAGGTTTAAGGATTGCGGCTTCAACGGTTAAAGCTTTTGCTCATGCCATGAATAAACCCATAGTGTCGGTTTCTTCACTAGCTGCATGTGCAGAAAATTTAAAAGGTATGAATGATGTGATTTGTATTATATTTGATGCTCAAAGAAATGATGCTTACTATAATATTTTTATAAATAAGGATAATAAGTTAAATCCTTTATATTCAGACAGTATTATAAATATTAATGATTTAATTGATAAATTGGAAGGATACGACAGCGTTTTATTTGCCGGGGACGGTGTTAATAAATATAAGGATAAGATATCAGAAAGAATATCCGATAAAGCTATTTTTGCCGATAATTATAATTTGCTTCCAAAGGCAAGCGGAGTAGCGAAAATTTCTGAAAGATATATCAAAGAAGATATAAATATTTATTCTTACGATAATTATCTTCCCAATTATATAAGACCATCTGCGGCAGAAGAACAAAGGTTAAAAAAGAAATAG
- a CDS encoding manganese catalase family protein codes for MFKHEKQLFHAVQVEKPNPQYAVLLQEQLGGANGELKAAMQYMSQSFRIKDQEIKDLFLDIAAEELSHMEMVATTINLLNGHDVNYDKVEAGEIQSHVLLGLNPGLINASGYSWTGDYVTVTGDLCADLLSNIASEQRAKVVYEYLYRQINDKKVKETIDFLLNREEAHNAMFREAFNKVQDTGSNRDFGTTKAAKMYFNMSTPSPQSDLHHVDGKPPAFN; via the coding sequence ATGTTTAAACATGAAAAGCAATTATTTCATGCTGTTCAAGTAGAAAAGCCAAATCCACAGTATGCGGTTTTGCTGCAGGAACAGCTTGGAGGAGCAAACGGAGAATTAAAAGCTGCTATGCAGTATATGTCTCAAAGCTTTAGGATTAAAGATCAGGAAATCAAAGATTTATTCTTGGATATAGCTGCCGAAGAATTAAGTCATATGGAAATGGTCGCTACAACTATAAATTTACTAAACGGACATGATGTCAACTATGACAAAGTGGAAGCAGGGGAAATTCAGTCTCACGTACTTCTTGGTTTAAATCCGGGGCTTATAAATGCGTCCGGATATTCATGGACCGGAGATTATGTAACCGTGACAGGAGACTTATGTGCGGATTTACTTTCTAATATCGCTTCCGAGCAACGTGCAAAAGTTGTTTATGAGTATTTATATCGTCAAATCAATGATAAAAAAGTTAAAGAAACCATTGATTTTCTTCTTAACAGAGAAGAAGCTCATAATGCGATGTTCAGAGAAGCTTTTAATAAAGTTCAGGACACAGGTTCAAACAGAGATTTCGGTACTACAAAGGCTGCCAAAATGTATTTTAATATGTCAACACCGTCCCCTCAAAGTGATTTACATCATGTGGACGGAAAACCACCGGCATTCAATTAA
- the trxA gene encoding thioredoxin, with protein sequence MASENIVIITNENFESEVVNSDKPVMVDFWANWCGPCKGLAPIIDEIANEYSDKVKVGKVDVDANGELSMKFRVMSIPTVIFFKNGEQIAREVGAFPKEKYAEIINSL encoded by the coding sequence ATGGCAAGTGAAAATATAGTAATAATTACAAACGAAAACTTCGAAAGCGAAGTTGTAAACAGCGATAAACCCGTAATGGTGGACTTTTGGGCAAATTGGTGCGGACCATGCAAAGGGCTTGCTCCTATTATTGATGAAATCGCTAATGAATACTCTGATAAGGTAAAAGTAGGTAAAGTAGATGTTGACGCAAACGGAGAACTTTCAATGAAATTTAGAGTTATGAGCATACCTACAGTTATATTCTTCAAAAACGGAGAACAAATAGCCAGAGAAGTCGGTGCATTCCCTAAAGAAAAATATGCGGAAATCATAAACTCTCTATAA
- the rimI gene encoding ribosomal protein S18-alanine N-acetyltransferase — MGLEIREAVITDVEDIIEFEKDCFEHPWGEQSIFGELINNKSFYIVFYEGEDVIAFGGYQDIVGQGHITTMGVREDKRGLGYGKKLLSLIVEHAFRKDIKEMTLEVRESNITAINLYESMGFKIYGKRKNYYADNHEDAYIMWRFDI, encoded by the coding sequence ATGGGACTTGAAATCAGAGAAGCGGTCATTACAGACGTTGAAGACATAATAGAATTTGAAAAAGATTGTTTTGAACATCCTTGGGGAGAACAATCTATTTTTGGGGAACTTATAAATAACAAAAGTTTTTATATAGTGTTTTATGAAGGGGAAGATGTTATAGCCTTTGGCGGTTATCAGGATATAGTCGGACAAGGTCATATCACCACAATGGGCGTGAGAGAAGACAAACGAGGTCTTGGATATGGCAAAAAGTTATTATCATTGATAGTTGAACATGCCTTCAGAAAAGATATCAAAGAAATGACATTAGAAGTACGAGAATCGAATATAACCGCGATTAATCTATATGAAAGTATGGGATTTAAAATATATGGAAAGAGAAAGAATTATTATGCGGATAATCATGAAGACGCATATATAATGTGGAGATTTGATATATAG
- a CDS encoding aminotransferase class I/II-fold pyridoxal phosphate-dependent enzyme: MKNQLNENIKNYIDKNPTRLHMPGHKGRVEKEYFYTSDVTELSFNDNLLSPNDVILRLNEYIKDTFKSKKSFILVGGSTSGIISSILYSLNKNDKILFPRNSHISSYYGLFLSGGIPVYIYPKDNILGITEEEYINAVKENPDIKAVIITYPSYFGFSMDIEKVCDEIKKINKEIIIIVDEAHGTHFSFCDEYPNTSLRTNSDIVITSMHKTLTALTQTSLLHVNSDLIDINKLKLYINMTTSTSPSYLFLTSVEEAVHLAEDRGDEILKDIKKWYIKTKDYVESNTKFTFEEFSGKIHDYTKICIDTSNSDLDGYTLSEILEKKYNIFTECSTDKYTLCYLGLKTDEDDLEKLKKALTFIAEEKFKIKKRSDIVFENNKPIIKYSMRNALKMNRESVKLDEAANKVSIDYIVPYPPGFPILTPGEVIDNDIISYLKSIMDRQTVLGLNNGYIDVIKE, translated from the coding sequence ATGAAAAATCAGCTAAACGAAAACATAAAAAATTATATAGATAAAAATCCTACCAGACTTCATATGCCGGGACATAAAGGAAGGGTGGAAAAAGAGTATTTTTATACATCCGATGTTACAGAACTATCCTTTAACGATAATTTGCTGTCTCCAAACGATGTGATATTAAGGCTTAACGAATATATAAAAGATACTTTTAAAAGCAAGAAATCATTTATTCTAGTCGGAGGAAGTACAAGCGGTATCATAAGCTCCATATTATATTCATTAAATAAAAATGATAAAATACTTTTTCCCAGAAACAGCCATATATCAAGTTATTACGGACTTTTTTTAAGCGGAGGAATACCTGTATATATTTACCCCAAGGATAATATATTAGGGATAACGGAAGAAGAGTATATAAATGCCGTTAAGGAAAATCCGGATATAAAAGCTGTTATAATTACTTATCCAAGCTACTTCGGTTTTAGTATGGATATAGAAAAAGTATGTGATGAAATAAAGAAGATAAATAAGGAAATTATAATAATTGTCGATGAAGCCCACGGGACGCATTTTTCTTTCTGTGATGAATATCCGAACACTTCTTTACGAACTAACAGTGATATAGTAATAACATCCATGCATAAAACTCTAACAGCTCTTACTCAGACATCACTGCTTCATGTAAACAGTGATTTGATAGATATTAATAAACTTAAATTATATATAAATATGACTACATCCACGTCACCTTCTTATTTGTTTCTTACTTCTGTTGAGGAAGCTGTTCATTTAGCCGAAGACAGAGGTGATGAAATTTTAAAGGATATAAAGAAATGGTACATTAAAACCAAAGATTATGTAGAAAGTAATACCAAATTTACTTTTGAAGAGTTTTCAGGAAAAATACATGATTATACCAAGATTTGTATAGATACTTCGAATTCGGATTTGGACGGATATACTTTATCGGAGATACTTGAAAAAAAATATAATATATTTACCGAGTGTTCCACCGATAAGTATACTCTTTGCTATTTGGGTTTAAAGACAGATGAAGATGATTTAGAAAAATTAAAAAAAGCTTTAACTTTTATAGCTGAAGAAAAATTTAAAATAAAAAAAAGAAGTGATATTGTTTTTGAAAATAATAAACCTATTATAAAATATAGTATGCGAAATGCACTAAAAATGAATAGAGAAAGTGTAAAATTGGACGAGGCTGCTAATAAAGTAAGCATTGATTATATAGTACCTTATCCGCCGGGATTTCCTATACTTACACCGGGAGAAGTGATAGATAATGATATAATCTCTTATTTAAAAAGTATAATGGACAGGCAGACTGTTTTAGGGTTAAATAATGGGTATATTGATGTGATTAAGGAGTAA
- the tmk gene encoding dTMP kinase, translating to MNKGKLFVIEGLDGSGKQTQSELITKRLKEEGHNVIRASYPNYKSQSSALVKMYLNGDFGKNADDIDPKVASTFYAVDRYATYKKEYEDFYLNGGIIIADRYVTSNMVHQGCKIKDVEKKEEYLDWLLDFEYNIFKIPKPDKVFFLDIDPEVSKALIKDRDNKFTNESKKDIHESDYEYLMSAYENVNFLVDKYGFDRIECVKESSLKSIEEINDILYKKITKDLRR from the coding sequence ATGAACAAGGGAAAGTTATTTGTTATAGAGGGACTCGACGGAAGCGGTAAGCAGACACAAAGCGAACTTATAACCAAGAGATTGAAAGAAGAAGGTCATAATGTTATAAGAGCCAGTTATCCTAATTATAAAAGCCAATCTTCCGCACTTGTCAAGATGTATCTAAACGGTGATTTCGGTAAGAATGCTGATGATATAGATCCGAAGGTAGCTTCTACGTTTTATGCGGTGGACAGATACGCTACTTATAAAAAGGAATATGAAGACTTTTACTTAAACGGCGGGATTATAATTGCAGACAGATATGTAACCAGTAACATGGTACATCAGGGGTGCAAGATAAAAGATGTAGAAAAAAAGGAAGAGTATTTAGACTGGTTATTGGATTTTGAGTATAATATATTTAAAATTCCAAAACCCGATAAAGTCTTTTTCTTGGATATTGATCCCGAAGTATCTAAGGCACTGATTAAGGACAGGGATAATAAGTTTACAAATGAGAGTAAAAAAGATATACATGAAAGTGATTATGAGTATTTAATGTCTGCGTATGAAAATGTTAATTTTTTGGTGGACAAGTATGGGTTTGACAGAATAGAATGCGTAAAGGAAAGTTCACTTAAAAGTATAGAAGAAATAAATGATATTTTATATAAAAAAATCACAAAAGACCTTAGGAGGTAA
- a CDS encoding YjzC family protein yields the protein MSDLYKPGTDNLPAGEYREVENDGSYIENGRLVNIDQGDRLPPTGAKGRRWVKED from the coding sequence ATGAGTGATTTATATAAACCCGGTACGGATAACTTACCGGCAGGAGAATACAGAGAAGTAGAAAACGATGGATCTTATATTGAAAACGGAAGATTAGTAAATATAGACCAAGGTGACAGACTTCCGCCTACAGGTGCTAAAGGCAGAAGATGGGTCAAAGAAGACTAA
- the alr gene encoding alanine racemase: MEKFQSGVKINLDNLINNYRVIKNKVKGKKVIPVIKADAYGHGAEICAKILMSEGADLFAVSSVYEAMCLRDYGIDADVLILGYVPDRKINKIIDNDIIPTIYNLDFAKKLNEEAGKKNKKIKVHIKINTGMNRLGFNKDEIDEAFKLLKGLDNLIYEGLFSHFATSDEVDKSYSNKQFEIFDYAIKKSKEYDLGVTINHIANSAAITDLDEYSLDAVRAGIVLYGVYPSEVKPEINPYKPVMSFYTTITNIFHIDKDETVGYGRTFTAKEKTKVAVMCVGYADGYNRKLSNKGEVLINNKYKAKVIGNVCMDMTMLEIPEEADIEIGDNVEIFGENINISSLAEICETIPYELLCCINKRVKREYILNGKPEEFEI; this comes from the coding sequence ATGGAAAAATTTCAAAGCGGTGTAAAAATCAATCTTGATAATTTAATCAACAATTATAGGGTAATAAAAAACAAAGTAAAAGGCAAAAAAGTCATACCTGTCATCAAGGCCGACGCGTACGGTCACGGGGCAGAAATTTGTGCCAAGATATTAATGAGTGAAGGAGCAGATTTGTTTGCTGTTTCCAGCGTTTATGAGGCGATGTGCCTAAGAGATTATGGTATAGATGCAGATGTATTGATATTAGGCTACGTTCCGGACAGAAAGATAAATAAAATAATAGATAATGATATAATTCCTACGATTTATAATTTGGACTTTGCGAAAAAACTGAATGAAGAAGCCGGCAAAAAGAATAAAAAAATAAAGGTACATATTAAAATCAACACCGGAATGAACAGACTGGGCTTTAATAAAGATGAAATTGACGAAGCATTTAAATTATTGAAAGGTTTGGATAATCTTATTTATGAAGGGTTGTTTTCACATTTTGCAACGAGCGATGAAGTCGATAAGTCTTACAGCAATAAGCAGTTTGAAATTTTCGATTATGCGATAAAGAAATCAAAGGAATATGATTTAGGTGTGACCATTAACCATATTGCAAATTCTGCTGCGATAACGGACTTGGATGAATATAGTCTCGACGCGGTCAGAGCCGGGATTGTCCTTTACGGAGTTTATCCTTCGGAAGTGAAGCCCGAAATAAATCCATATAAACCGGTCATGTCATTCTATACGACAATAACAAATATATTTCATATAGATAAGGATGAAACGGTAGGATATGGGAGGACTTTTACTGCAAAGGAAAAGACAAAAGTTGCAGTGATGTGTGTGGGATATGCCGACGGTTATAATAGGAAACTATCAAATAAAGGTGAAGTTTTGATAAATAACAAGTATAAGGCAAAAGTAATCGGAAATGTTTGTATGGATATGACGATGCTTGAAATTCCCGAAGAAGCGGATATAGAGATAGGGGATAACGTTGAAATTTTCGGAGAAAATATAAATATATCCTCACTTGCAGAGATATGTGAAACCATTCCTTACGAACTGTTATGCTGTATAAATAAGAGAGTAAAAAGAGAATACATATTAAACGGAAAGCCCGAGGAATTTGAAATATAA
- a CDS encoding ATP-binding protein yields MLDNLFETEKNILLNHIDKDTMSHAYLFYGAGEDVLDKTILEFLKTLYCKNSKYYCDECEECIKINTNNNIDITHIYKDSASIKIKQIRDMQYKISLSSSEYKYNIFVIHNADTMTIESSNAFLKTLEEPVKDTIIILSSPSKEILLPTILSRCIHIKVNDNKVTLSLSDEEKNYIFESLSNILKGNNLNNVNISKKLTKDKNKVENYTLFIMKFFSDVLIYKESNLDMTFNDKSSDYMEYIKQVNNLVTKDKLQKIIDKILYINEMINYNANASLAFLDLFIYIGEDI; encoded by the coding sequence ATGTTAGATAATTTATTTGAAACGGAAAAGAATATTCTCTTAAATCATATTGACAAAGATACAATGTCTCATGCTTATCTTTTCTACGGTGCGGGGGAAGATGTCCTTGATAAAACAATACTGGAATTTCTTAAGACTCTGTACTGTAAAAATTCTAAATACTACTGTGATGAGTGTGAGGAATGTATAAAAATAAATACGAACAATAATATAGATATAACTCATATTTATAAGGACTCTGCCAGTATCAAAATTAAACAGATAAGGGATATGCAGTATAAAATAAGTTTATCTTCCAGCGAATATAAGTACAATATATTCGTTATTCATAATGCGGATACCATGACTATAGAATCTTCCAATGCTTTTTTAAAGACTTTGGAAGAACCGGTAAAGGATACTATAATTATTTTATCTTCTCCTTCCAAAGAAATACTTCTTCCCACTATCCTTTCAAGATGTATCCATATAAAAGTTAATGATAATAAAGTTACTTTAAGCCTTTCTGATGAGGAAAAGAATTACATATTTGAAAGTTTATCAAATATATTAAAAGGAAATAATCTAAATAATGTAAATATAAGTAAAAAACTGACAAAAGATAAGAATAAAGTTGAAAATTATACACTTTTTATAATGAAATTTTTCTCAGATGTGTTAATATATAAAGAAAGTAATTTAGATATGACTTTTAATGATAAAAGCTCAGATTATATGGAATATATAAAACAAGTCAATAATCTTGTTACCAAGGATAAATTACAAAAAATAATAGACAAAATTCTATATATAAATGAAATGATCAATTATAATGCAAACGCTTCTTTAGCATTTCTTGATCTATTTATATATATAGGGGAGGATATATAA
- a CDS encoding cyclic-di-AMP receptor, with the protein MKLIIAMVQDEDAFILSDALTDEGYQVTKLNTIGGFLKMKNVTLMIGTEEEKVEKALEIMKKICKKREQVISTPVDASFMESPLTTYTASVEVGGATVFVLDVAQFEKY; encoded by the coding sequence ATGAAATTAATTATTGCTATGGTACAGGACGAGGATGCTTTTATTTTATCCGACGCCCTCACAGATGAAGGATATCAAGTAACTAAGCTTAATACTATAGGCGGATTTTTAAAGATGAAAAATGTTACTTTGATGATTGGTACAGAGGAAGAAAAAGTTGAGAAAGCTTTGGAAATCATGAAGAAAATATGTAAAAAAAGAGAGCAAGTTATATCTACACCTGTGGACGCTTCTTTTATGGAAAGTCCTCTTACAACATATACAGCAAGCGTAGAAGTCGGAGGAGCAACAGTCTTTGTTTTGGATGTTGCACAGTTTGAAAAGTATTAA
- the tsaE gene encoding tRNA (adenosine(37)-N6)-threonylcarbamoyltransferase complex ATPase subunit type 1 TsaE → MRIITRNDMETTSLGKEIGRLLKSNTSVYLIGEMASGKTQFSKGIAESLGLLDKFSSPTYTIINEYRNDHDTLYHMDAYRIEDISELDYIGFYDIYKNEKIIIEWADMIMSELDETGIIVDIKKDEQDFNKRVIDIKAFDDSVDIIKKLEEIYE, encoded by the coding sequence ATGAGGATAATAACAAGAAATGATATGGAAACTACCTCTTTAGGCAAAGAGATAGGTAGATTACTAAAAAGTAATACAAGTGTATATTTAATAGGAGAAATGGCGAGCGGAAAGACTCAGTTTAGCAAAGGTATCGCGGAAAGTCTGGGGCTTTTGGATAAGTTTTCATCTCCTACTTATACCATCATAAACGAATATAGAAATGATCATGATACTCTTTATCATATGGATGCTTACAGGATAGAAGATATAAGCGAGCTTGATTATATAGGTTTTTATGATATTTATAAAAACGAAAAAATTATTATCGAATGGGCAGATATGATAATGAGCGAGCTTGATGAAACAGGAATAATCGTTGATATAAAAAAAGATGAACAAGATTTTAACAAAAGAGTCATAGATATAAAAGCGTTTGATGACAGCGTTGATATAATAAAAAAATTGGAGGAAATTTATGAGTAA